ATTTGTCCATAGTCTTGGCTTCTTCTGATGGTCAGTTGGAGTCAGACAATCCACGGAGAGACTGAGTCTTTTTTGTATCTCTCAGTGTCAGGAATTTGTTGATGAAAGTGTTTGACAAGGACAACTAATAGCATAAAACCATGTGCATGTTTGGGCAGCAAACTATACTAAACTCGCAAAAAAGTTGTAAGATATCTTGTAACCGTTCACGGGTTCAGAGGTTCAGTGTTCAGAATGATTAGGAAACGGATAGATGGCTGAAAGAGTATGTCCTGTGTGGGTTGGTTATCTTCTTGCCAGCCCAATAAGAAAATTATTACAAAATCCCCAGAAGATACTTAGCCCGTATGTTGAGAAGGGTATGAAGGTTCTGGATATAGGATGTGCAATGGGTTTTTTCAGTTTGCCCCTTGCACGGATGGTCGGTTCGAAAGGAAAAGTTATATGTGTAGATATTCAGGAGAAGATGATCAGGTCACTTGAAAAACGGGCACAAAAAGCGGGATTGTCTAATAAAATTGAAACACGGACATGTCATCACGATTCTCTTGATCTGGATGACCTTAAAGAAGAAGTCGATTTTGCCTTTGCATCCGCCGTTGTGCACGAAGTTCCTGATGGTTCCAAATTTTTTTCTGAAATATATCAAACTATGAAACCGAATGGAAAATTTTTAGTAATAGAACCAAAAGGACATGTATCAGAAAAACATTTTGAGATAACCGTTTCTGCTGCCGAACAAAAAGGTTTTAAGATACTCGAAAGGCCTCGAACTGGTCGGAGTCATGTTGTTCTGTTGGGTAAGGGAAACGTTAAAATAAAATATTTGAAAAACTAATCAGTAAAGGGAGGTTTTCCCCCTCCCCGCGCCAACTAATGCTTGGCCGAAAATCTCTGTTTTTTCGAGTAGTTCCTGTAATTCCTCGGTCCGGTCGGCAAAGTATGGGCCACGGACAATTCCGCCGTAACAATTTTCTCCGGTTCGGTAATAACGAATCGTCATTCCAGGGACTCAAGTCTTATAAAAGCCATATCGCTCATAGAAGCTGATAGCATGAGGTTGGCGTCCACGACCACTCCCGCGCACCCTACTTTCTTGCCCATATCGCAGGCCAGATAAAATACAGCTCTTACAGTAATGATCCTATTTCGCACCCACGGGCGAACTCATCAACTGCCAGACGAGCTAAACGTAAAATAGGCAATGGATATTTTGGTAACCGCTTTTTCCTGGAACCAGGGATCTGCTTTTGATCATTTACTGGAATCATACAAAGACTCTCAGCCTGGCCGGCATGGTCTTTCCAACCCGCCTTTTCTTGACAGATTGGATATTTTTTGTTATTGAAAATTATTTTTAATAACTATAAAATCCAATACTATTCCAACTCAAGGCCATACGAGAGGAAGGAGTTGTACAGAGAATGTAATCGTCGACCAACGACCGACAGAGTCCGGTAAACAGATCACAAAAAATAAGAGAAGGGGAAAAGACAAATCATGAAAACAGATGTTGTGGTGAAAAAGAGGATACTGAGCACCTTTAAGGCAATTTTCATCACCCTTGTTCTCTTGCTGGTCATGTTTGAAGCAGGCCCCGTCCTTGCCGGCCAGGCCTGAAAAGACAGTCGTTACAGCCTCTCGGACAGAAGCTAATCTTTCTACGATCCCAGCTTCTGTACAAGTCGTCACTGAGGAAGAAATTGAGGCCAGATCAGCTAACCGCATAAGGGATATTCTCAAGCTTTCCACCGGCATCAATTTACAGCAGAAAGAACCGTTTATCAGGGGTTTTAAAGGCGAGCATTCCATTGTCATGATTGACGGCAAACGAGTTG
This window of the Candidatus Neomarinimicrobiota bacterium genome carries:
- a CDS encoding class I SAM-dependent methyltransferase, which encodes MAERVCPVWVGYLLASPIRKLLQNPQKILSPYVEKGMKVLDIGCAMGFFSLPLARMVGSKGKVICVDIQEKMIRSLEKRAQKAGLSNKIETRTCHHDSLDLDDLKEEVDFAFASAVVHEVPDGSKFFSEIYQTMKPNGKFLVIEPKGHVSEKHFEITVSAAEQKGFKILERPRTGRSHVVLLGKGNVKIKYLKN